The following are encoded together in the Atribacterota bacterium genome:
- a CDS encoding GGDEF domain-containing protein, producing the protein MRSFTALLLPFPFFEVALGWIFWKSLPLVKILAYNKYCQGGLPLAKVSPHFGSCLNSFPFLFLVWKHFPESLLSVEGGLDCPGLSRALLRKEGDFYPSIHHEDREAVWREKMLFLENRGLQAVFRYRLVGEPPVWVEEWVAYDKKRGRYESLIQDVTSWKERENWYLVEQRLNRQLFEASPVPLWEEDFSALKLYANGLLARGVKNLGRHLDTHREEVARVVRKIRILEVNASALTLCGVKSKKELVKNLRQCIDPYAFAKYREYILAIARGECAFEWEEESQSLSGNPVHVHCKWQVVAGYEESFARVMGMAIDVSRRKALEESMVHQATHDPLTGFLNRAAFLKEVEGLLEKRKEKRFALFFIDLDGFKKVNDLFGHQVGDTLLVLFATRLKNVVRQTDLLARFGGDEFLLLQREITHRNDTRRIERLLHEVVTEEFMVQHFRIRLSLSVGVALYPDDATDFSELVRIADSRMYQDKSAKSVQEST; encoded by the coding sequence ATGCGCTCTTTTACCGCGTTGCTTTTGCCGTTCCCCTTCTTTGAAGTCGCTCTGGGCTGGATTTTTTGGAAGTCTCTTCCCTTGGTAAAGATTTTGGCCTATAATAAATACTGTCAAGGAGGGTTACCGTTGGCGAAAGTGTCTCCCCATTTTGGGTCGTGTCTTAACTCTTTCCCCTTCCTTTTTCTGGTCTGGAAGCACTTTCCGGAGAGTCTTCTGTCGGTGGAGGGAGGTCTGGATTGCCCTGGCCTTTCGCGGGCGCTTTTAAGGAAGGAAGGGGACTTTTACCCCTCCATTCATCATGAAGACCGGGAGGCAGTATGGCGGGAAAAGATGCTTTTTCTGGAAAACCGAGGACTGCAGGCGGTTTTCCGCTATCGCCTGGTGGGAGAACCACCGGTGTGGGTGGAGGAATGGGTGGCCTACGATAAGAAGCGTGGACGCTACGAGAGCCTGATTCAGGATGTGACTTCCTGGAAGGAACGGGAAAACTGGTACTTGGTAGAACAGAGGCTGAATCGTCAGCTTTTTGAGGCTTCTCCGGTACCCCTCTGGGAAGAGGATTTTTCGGCGCTCAAGTTGTATGCCAATGGGCTTTTAGCCAGGGGGGTGAAAAACCTGGGACGACATCTTGATACCCACAGAGAGGAAGTGGCCAGGGTGGTGCGAAAGATACGTATTTTGGAAGTCAATGCTAGCGCCCTGACACTCTGTGGTGTCAAGAGCAAAAAAGAGCTGGTCAAAAATCTACGGCAGTGCATTGACCCCTATGCTTTCGCCAAATACCGGGAGTATATTTTAGCCATTGCCCGGGGGGAATGCGCCTTTGAGTGGGAGGAGGAAAGCCAAAGCCTTTCCGGGAACCCCGTTCATGTGCACTGCAAGTGGCAGGTAGTTGCGGGGTATGAGGAAAGCTTTGCCCGGGTGATGGGTATGGCGATCGATGTGAGTAGGAGAAAAGCTCTGGAAGAGTCGATGGTCCATCAGGCTACTCATGATCCCTTGACCGGATTCTTGAATCGGGCGGCTTTTCTGAAAGAGGTGGAAGGTCTTTTGGAAAAGCGAAAGGAGAAACGCTTTGCCCTCTTTTTCATCGACCTTGATGGCTTCAAAAAAGTGAACGACCTCTTTGGTCATCAGGTGGGTGATACTCTTTTGGTTCTCTTTGCCACTCGTCTTAAGAATGTGGTGCGCCAGACGGACCTTTTAGCCCGCTTTGGGGGAGATGAATTTTTACTCCTGCAGCGGGAAATCACCCATCGAAACGATACCAGACGAATTGAGCGGCTTCTGCATGAGGTGGTGACCGAAGAGTTTATGGTGCAGCATTTTCGGATTCGGCTCTCTTTGAGCGTGGGCGTAGCCCTTTATCCGGACGATGCCACGGATTTTTCCGAGCTGGTTCGGATAGCTGACTCCCGAATGTACCAAGATAAGAGCGCAAAGTCGGTGCAAGAATCGACTTAG